From the genome of Blautia hydrogenotrophica DSM 10507:
CTCCCCCTGTCCTGCGTGGTACACCAGAATATCCCTGTCATAATTTTTATGGCCTTTATAGTCTCCCAGGAAATAGTTAAAGGTGTTCCTTCCTCCCAGAATATATGCCGTGTCATCCGCAATCACATATTTATCGTGCATCCGCCCCATAATATTCCAAGGCTTCAAAGGGTTTAGCTTATTGTACAGGATAATCTTTCCATTTGGGTGGGAAGAAAGCGCATAAAAATAAGGATTTCCCTCCATGTTCACCCAGGAGTTAAACCCGTCTGCGAAGACTTCCACCTGAACACCTCTGTCTGCGGCATCTAAAAGCGCTGCTAGAATATCCAACCCGCCATCATCCGCCCGAAAATCAAAGGTCGACAGAATAATCCTCTCCTTTGCCCCTGCAATCAGACGGATTCTCTCATCCAACGCCTCACCGTTGTCCTCTAAAATCCGAGCCCGGTCCGAACCGATACCGCTGCCGTAGCACTCAGACACATCGAAACCTCCCTTTGTCTGCTTTTTTACTTCAGGATGCTTCGTAAACGGCAGAACCGCACCGACCAACAGATACATGCAAAAGAGAATCAACAGGACAGGCACTGCCCAGCGATACTTCCTGTGTCTCTGTCTTAATTCCTGCGTCAGAGCTTTCATATTGATGTCCCCGCCTAGTACACCTCGTCTCAGCTCACCCAGCACCCGGGCATAAAGCTCTATGTAAGATACCAGCGCAAAGAACATCAGCCCAATTTCCAGCACCATCAACAAATTCACTTGAAGAATTTTTAAGTCTGGAAACAGCAGAAGCACAAAGCTGATGATATAAAGTCCCGCCGTGCAGATTTTTCCCGGCCAGGTGGCACCTCCTGTCCGCCAGCCCTTTCTCATCAGGAGCAGTCCAGACGCACCCATAAATAGCTCTTTAAAAATAAAAATCAGGACAACCGTGCGCATCAGCGGATAGCGAAAGCTAAAGCTGACCGCCACAACTCCCAGCGTCACCTTATCTGCCACTGGGTCCAGGATTTTTCCCCAATTCGTAATCATGTTAAAATGTCTGGCTATCTTACCGTCGAGAAAATCTGACAGCATAGAAATCCCTATAATCCCTGCCGCAATATAATAATCCTGCTGTGTTCTCGCCTCAAAGCAGACTGCCAGATAGACCACAGCCAATATCAGCCGGAAATATCCCAGCAGATTCGGTATCGAAAAGTACTCTCTCATCCAACCTTTCATCTCAATGCCTCTCTTCGCTTCTTCTCTCTCACCGACAATGTCTCTCTGCGTATTCAATCACAGGCTGTAAGTTCTCCCTCTTGCTATAGTCAAAGGAGTTTTTCACCAATCCTGCCATCTCCTTTTTTGTCCCGTCTTTCTCCTTCATTCTGTCCAACATCTTACTGAACACCTTCATCATCAACCTGTCTTTCCAGCCCATCTTCTCATAACACAGTCCACTTTGCAGATAGAAAACTTTATATTCCTCCTGCCGGCAGTCCTTAAAGTTCGCCTCTAACGTACGTCTCGTCTCCTCATTATCCGGCGGCGCCGCCCCTGTGACCAGCACGATTTTGGTCGCGGCTTTTAAAGACTGACTCAAAAACCAGGGAAGTTGCTGAATCTTTCCCGCGTGAATCCAGGACGCAAAAATCACCGTGTCATAACTTCCCAAGTCCACAGTCTGAACTTCCTCCCAAGGAATACAACTGCATCCTAGACTCTCTTGAAGCCACTGAGCATACCGCTTTGTAAAACCAGTCTTAGAACAGTAGATAATGACCTCTCTCATCTTTTTGCTGCCTCCATCTCCATAAATTTTGCCTGAAAAGCTTCATACGCCTCATTTGCCATAATTTTCATCTCCTCGGTATTTGTCTCTTCCCCCAGACAAGCCAGGATAAAAGACAGACCAATATTATAGATCATCATGTGTTTGTGCAGCTTCTTCGCTCTGTCCTCTTCCATCCCTAATTTCTGCGTGATATCTTCTAATACCTTGGGATTTGTCTCCTCCTGATAAATTTCCTCAAGCGAATGAGCCCTTTTTCTCTTTCTTAAAAAATACAGTCGGTACAAATGAGGTTCCTCTTTTGCCAACAGAGCATGAGCCCTTCCCACGCTCTCAAACAGGCAGGAAGAATCTATCCGCTCAGATACATATTCCTGAATAAATTTTCCCGTATACTCCACCACGTCCGCTCTCAGTCCATCCATATTTCGACAGTAGCAGTACACAGGCTGCACCGAACACCCAATTCTCTCCGCTATATTTTTGACCAGCACCTTCTCCATTCCACCCTCACGGGCCAGCGAAAAAGCTGCTTCCACCACCATTTCTTTTGTAATCCTCTGTCTGGGCACGGGATACCATTCCTCTCAAATAAATAAATTATATAAATAGTTTATATAATTGAATTATATAATGTTCTCGAAAAATTTACAAGTATGTTTTATGCTTCCCGTACACTGTAGGTAACTATTTAGCCATGCGTCTGATAAGAACAAAAATCCGGAGCAAGTTTGCTTGCAGAGGAGTTTTACTCTTATCAGGCATATGGCGCTGATCCACAAGCGAAGATTTAGCCGCATATGCGGTGATATAAGCTGCGCAGCAGAATCCCTGCGCATCCTCGCGGAGCGTTTATCCGATGGGGATTGGCCCCTGCCTCTGTTACTAATTTCTTGCTCTCCACCTATAGAGGCGGGTGGCTTCCCCATATGATACATACAGCCGCAAGAATACATGGTCTGCATTCTTACGGCTGCACTTATTATTCTATGCTGATATCATACAAATCTGCCACCGCCTTGCTCCTGTACCTCATCCCCTCTTTCAGAACAAAGCCTTCTTTTTCCCAGAACTGATTGCCAATCTTATTTTCCTTATAGACCAGCGAAGCAATCTTTTTGATTCCTTCTTTCTCCAATGCTTTCATCGCCGTTTTAAGCAACCTATCTGCTACCCCCTTCCTCCTCTCACTCTCTTTCACTGCCAAATGATAGATATAGCCTCTCCTGCCATCATTTCCAGCCAGAATTACTCCGATCACCTTTCCTTCATTCTTTGCGACAAAACAAGTGGAAGGATTTCGTCTTAAAAATTTTCGAATTCCCTCCCTAGAATCATCCAGATTATTCAAGCCCATTCCTTTTGTATGTACCCAGATTTTCCACGCCTCATCGTAATCCTCAATTTTCATTGCTAATACTTCCATAAATGATTCCCCCGACTTCCGCTAAATAATCTCAAACTTACATAGGTCTACGGTCCACCTGATATTCAGAACGGAACGTTTATGTTGCAGAAACGAGCTCTCACGCATCAGCATGACAAGCTCCTTTCTATAACACAAAATATTTTATATAATTATAGCGCAAATCTTAGAAAAAATCATTCATATATGAATAAAATTAACAATTTATTTTTATTTTTCGACCATCTCCTCCAAATTTTCCGGATTATATTGCACACCAACGTTTTAATGTATTAAATGCACAATACCCCCCCCCGAATAAACAGATAATTTTTATATATATTTTAAATATACATTTAATTAAATAAGTTATGTATCAGATAAGCTAAATTTAAGTATCCTGCGAACACCAGCCAGATCAAATAGGGAATCAAAAGTTTTCCTGCAATTTGGTCAATCATAGAAAAGCACCTGGCCGTCAACAATACCAGATCAAACAGCAGTAGCAACCAGATAAAAGAAAAAAAGTATGCGTCCAATTTAAAGAACAGCAGCGGCCACAGAGCATTCACTAAAAGCTGTGCCCCGTAAATCAACAGAGCCTGTTTGGTGTCATCGTTTCCAGAGACGTAGACTCGATACGCGGCAACTCCCATCAAAAAATAAAGTATCGTCCACACCACGGGGAACACCCAACCCGGTGGTGCAAGAGGTGGATGATAGAGCGTCTGATATTTCTCCATGCTCCCTGAAGTCAAAAGCCCTGCCAAAGTTCCCGTGCCAAGACTGATGAGAATACTCAGCAGCAAAGGTTTCCATTGGATTTTCTCCATATTTCCTCCACTCGGGACACCCTTCGATCTCCCGGTACATTCACTTACCACTAGCCTATTCCGGGGCTGTCTGAAATATTCTCATCTCCATCCCTTATTCAAATCTCACTGGGTTTCCCCCTCTGTTCAAGACTCGCTTGCGAGTCTTGGCGCGGGATTCAAGTCGGCATTCGCCGACATCATTCTTCTTCGAATCCCTGCGCATCCTCGCGGAGTGTTTATCTGATGGGAATTGCCACCCGTCAAGGATACTGATTTTTGCTCTCCACCTATAGAGGCGGGCGACTTTCCCATCTGATAAAATTCTCGATCTGTCTCATGACCTCCGTCAAAATCCAAAGTGTTCCCTGTATCTCATCCACTTCCAAATTATGTCCCACATTCTCCACAAGATAATATCTCATTTCTCGTTTCTCACACACAGACTCTAGGTCCTCCACTGGAAAATATGGATCTTTGGTTCCCGCGACCACCAGCTGCCCTTGCTCTTTAAAATATTTCACCGTCTGAGGCAGCGGTGTCAAAAAACAATGCCGTACCCCAGTCAGTCCATATTCTCGCTCCGCTTTTCCTGCCAGCACAGTCCCCATACTCTTGGAGACAAATAGAATTTCCTGATAGTCGTTAAGTTTTCGACTGTCCAACTCTGTCTGAACTGTTTTCCAAGCCTGCTCTTCTG
Proteins encoded in this window:
- a CDS encoding CDP-alcohol phosphatidyltransferase family protein yields the protein MKGWMREYFSIPNLLGYFRLILAVVYLAVCFEARTQQDYYIAAGIIGISMLSDFLDGKIARHFNMITNWGKILDPVADKVTLGVVAVSFSFRYPLMRTVVLIFIFKELFMGASGLLLMRKGWRTGGATWPGKICTAGLYIISFVLLLFPDLKILQVNLLMVLEIGLMFFALVSYIELYARVLGELRRGVLGGDINMKALTQELRQRHRKYRWAVPVLLILFCMYLLVGAVLPFTKHPEVKKQTKGGFDVSECYGSGIGSDRARILEDNGEALDERIRLIAGAKERIILSTFDFRADDGGLDILAALLDAADRGVQVEVFADGFNSWVNMEGNPYFYALSSHPNGKIILYNKLNPLKPWNIMGRMHDKYVIADDTAYILGGRNTFNYFLGDYKGHKNYDRDILVYHAGQGESSLKEVEAYYRRITSLDYCSVFHDKEKIGDYISVRRAGQNLRERFQCIREEKPQLFEAGYDYREHTYETRQVHLLSNPIHRYAKEPVLFYEIMALIEAEPGNSVIHTPYAICNDYMYQELSKAGKKVRMMQNSAANNGNMFAAVDYLRNKGRLIDTGIQLLEYEGGVSYHGKSVAVGEELSLFGSFNMDMRSAYIDTELMLAVDSPQINRQLRKNLESYEEKAAVVETESEYSYIPEGISQKELSGKKKAFQFFLGGILERLRFLL
- a CDS encoding flavodoxin domain-containing protein; this translates as MREVIIYCSKTGFTKRYAQWLQESLGCSCIPWEEVQTVDLGSYDTVIFASWIHAGKIQQLPWFLSQSLKAATKIVLVTGAAPPDNEETRRTLEANFKDCRQEEYKVFYLQSGLCYEKMGWKDRLMMKVFSKMLDRMKEKDGTKKEMAGLVKNSFDYSKRENLQPVIEYAERHCR
- a CDS encoding TetR/AcrR family transcriptional regulator, producing the protein MPRQRITKEMVVEAAFSLAREGGMEKVLVKNIAERIGCSVQPVYCYCRNMDGLRADVVEYTGKFIQEYVSERIDSSCLFESVGRAHALLAKEEPHLYRLYFLRKRKRAHSLEEIYQEETNPKVLEDITQKLGMEEDRAKKLHKHMMIYNIGLSFILACLGEETNTEEMKIMANEAYEAFQAKFMEMEAAKR
- a CDS encoding GNAT family N-acetyltransferase yields the protein MEVLAMKIEDYDEAWKIWVHTKGMGLNNLDDSREGIRKFLRRNPSTCFVAKNEGKVIGVILAGNDGRRGYIYHLAVKESERRKGVADRLLKTAMKALEKEGIKKIASLVYKENKIGNQFWEKEGFVLKEGMRYRSKAVADLYDISIE
- a CDS encoding TspO/MBR family protein, with the translated sequence MEKIQWKPLLLSILISLGTGTLAGLLTSGSMEKYQTLYHPPLAPPGWVFPVVWTILYFLMGVAAYRVYVSGNDDTKQALLIYGAQLLVNALWPLLFFKLDAYFFSFIWLLLLFDLVLLTARCFSMIDQIAGKLLIPYLIWLVFAGYLNLAYLIHNLFN
- a CDS encoding alpha/beta hydrolase, with the protein product MRQIRIKEIEEPDFGCEGRPQGESVFVKIWAEDAGTGEEIVCRMEEKALWQSGIDEGMQVWMDERGELRRRKLAVFFPGWRHSTDRALLYYPEKLCRNLGYETVLLHYDYPRDRKTENFSFEQTEEQAWKTVQTELDSRKLNDYQEILFVSKSMGTVLAGKAEREYGLTGVRHCFLTPLPQTVKYFKEQGQLVVAGTKDPYFPVEDLESVCEKREMRYYLVENVGHNLEVDEIQGTLWILTEVMRQIENFIRWESRPPL